GTCCAGCATGATCGGACCAAGCATATAGAGATTGACAGacacttcataaaagaaaaaattatctaTAGTTCCTTAagagtgagtgttgggcactgaaggagtcgtatgagtctaagataagagttgtggagatgagaatgttaaggtgaatgagtggccatactagaccagataaagtccgtaatgagagtattagagaaaaggtagaagtggtgccaattgaggataagttgagagaagggagattgaggtggtttggtcaagtGAAGCGAGCGTAAACATACGGAAgcttcagttagacaagtagagcacattaggttagatgatagaaagaaaagaagagctagacctaaactgacctagaggagaatagtacaacatgacctagaagcattacacatttgtgagaatttaacccaaaatcgtttagagtggagaaagagaatccatagagcctaccccaaatttttgggataaagacttagttgagttgagttgagttgagttcctTAAGCATCTCTTACGTAGGATCAAAAGACCAGTTAGCTGATGTGTTCACTAAGGAATTAAGTTGTAAGGGGTTTCATACTTtagtttgcaagttgggcatgtgcaacatacatgaaccaacttgagggggaATGTTAGAATCCCTTAAGTACTGTAAATTAACtgtaaattagaatataattaggaatcattgtatttattggctattattagtttcctttttagtcctaacctttgtatataaattataatcCTTGTAAATCATTTTGGATGtgaaaaatataaagaaattCTCCAATTCTTTGTTTCCTACAATAGCTTCTCCTCAAAAACTATTTGGTTCGTCCTTTTAAGTTCCACCAAGTTCTAGGTTGCATAAACATATTTTCCTTCTTCACTCCACTCTTTATTTTCACATTTAAATTTCTGATGGATATTATACTTCGTCCTTCTAAAGATGGAAATGAAGTCGCTCatatttaatctaattaattccaGCCTGAAGTTTGGCCAACACTTCAATACTCAACCACCACCTGATGTAACACTCCAACGGCCAAATTAACTCTTAACTTCCgctttttttttccttcaatttTCATCCTACGACCACAAAAGGAGGGAAAAACTAGAGACTTCTAGTTTGTGGAGATAAATCAAATAATGAAGCATATTGAGAGGAGagattaatttacaaacaaaaacAACCATCACAGTTACATGATATCTTGTCAACAAAATAGTAAAATAAGTGAAACTCACAATAAAGGGAACTGGAGCATCAAGAAAATCAAGCATTCTCCCAGGCAGAATCTGTACAAGATCAACAGAGAATTTAGCCGAGCACCAATTATGCCAATTTTATAAATACCTACTAATGGCATGAACAATTACAAATTTCAAGTTATTCCAGACCAAAACCAATTACATAAGATGTGATGTCCAAACTACATTTTGACCAACCAATAGTAAACTTCTACATCTCAACAAAATTTAATATTCTGAAAAAAGCATCAATTATCCCATGTAATACTTCAAATAGAATTtagaaattcatttttttaaaGAATCTACTAATATAATGTATAACAAAGTAGAAGACATGATAATAATCAACAAAATAtttcaggttttttttttttttttttttttttgggtttagaAGAAAAGGTGCCATGTGGACAATGCAGATGTTAAACCCCCCTGAGATCTTTACTTTGAGAGCTTTGACACTAGTGAGGCACAAGAAATAATTTTATTGCTAAAAGAGGAGAatcttaaaaaataaagaaaagaaaaagatgcCTTAATTGCTTCCTTGTGTGGATGAACATTTAGTAGGAAGACTAGCTCCTTTGTTGCTACAATGTTTTGTAGCAAGAGATCCTCTCATCTCCAGTTGGTGCTCTTTTAGAATCGTATAAAGCTCGAAAGGTGCTCAATATGTTTGAAAAGCTGCATTATTATGCCTATTAGTGATGAAATGCAGATGTAGATTTGAGGATTTGAAATTTCCTGGATGAGCACTACTTTTTGTCACCTATGCATAATATGTTTCCCTTCTAAGCCTTTAAAATTACTTAGAAGCAATAAATTTACTTGTTCGATTATGCCCCCTCTCTTGCATATTAATGTCATCAATTGTTGCATAGGTAGTTGCACCTTCTACAATTCTTGCTAAAAAATTGAAAAGTGACATCACTTCAAGGAGAAATTATCTAAGACATGTGATGACTAACATCAAATTTTTTAGATAAATCTCAGATGTTCTCTGTTGGAAAAGAAATCATTGGTGCATAACTACTATTCAACTTACTGgaagaaataaactctgccattGAAATGGACGAATCATGGGAACAAGAGATAAAACTATAGCAGATAGAACACCCTGCATTGATTGAAACTAGAGTCAGAGCCAAAAGCCTGTTATATAAGCCATTTGTAAGAAACAGTAATTGCCAAAAGAAAAAGCAAATAAGAAAATGAGAAACTTAATCCAAAAGGGGGAAAAAAAGAACTCATCTGTGGATCAGCATAGTTATTTATGATGACAGTATCAACTCACCAGGTTTGGGCATACTACCACCACTTGTTTTTCCAGTAATACTCCAATTAGCGTCAAAACCTGGAAGCAGTACTGTGTATCAGACTTAAATGACCTACATAAGTTCCATAAGCAACCCAATGGATATAgaaatgcttgaaaaattaaAAGGGAATTTTTAAAtagatgaaataaattaaaggccGTTCTCAATCATAACTGCTCACAATGTATATCAATGTATGTTTAATATGAAATATATTTGTTCACCCATGGAAAGGCATAACCTTTATGAATATGCTAGCTATACACATCAATGAACTACCACCAAATTCACATCTAAAAATGCATATTTGTGTAAGAAAACATCAAACTCAGATGCCTGCATACAGTCTTCAAGAATTTATGAGGAAAACAGAACAGTTTATTTACAACAAAAATTCGTCagttatatttttcaaaatgaaATCAATATAAGGTGCAAAAAGGGGGTTGTAATTGTAGTACACAGGAACCAAACAAAAAGGAATCCTGATTATAACTTGTAGTCCACCTTTCACACCTCAACAAAATGGTAGACAGAACCAGTAGCCCTATCTCTGGGTTAAGAATAAGGAAAGTATAATGTATGATGAAACATTGAAGTATATAGCACTGGGTTCTAAAATAGAAAatgaaatatgaatataatttgatAAAACTGTACAAACTAACCATCATACTCCAAAACATCAAATGTAAGACTAACCATCATACTCCAAAACTTCATATGTTATGTAAGCACCAACCTAAAGGTTACAAACATTCTACCATTTTATAAACagcttagagagagagagagagagagagagagagagagagagagagagagcaaagaGCTAGAATAATTTGCAGTTGCAGAAAACACATTGTTATCCATATGCTGGCTTCAAATCCATTTATGTCACACAGACAGTTGTAACTAAAACTTTTTTGGTGCTGCCTTGTAGTTCAACTtacagcaataataattagctgCAGTGAAGGGACTATGTTTTTAGGTCTTACAGCTGACATGGGTTATCAAGGTTcatttttccaaaaaaaaatttCCCCCTTTGTATGTCTTCTTCTTTTAACAAACTTCATATTTATCCCAATAAGGTAGGCTCAACTCAACTATGCCTCAATCCCAAACTAGTTAAGGTTAGCTATATGGATCATTGTCCTGCTTTTAGGGCTACATTTTCAAAAAGATCTAGGGCTGCTAAATCCTGAATCAGGGTATCGCCCCAATAAGGTAGACTATCAACCAATTAAGATCCCTCTGAAGTCTGACGTGGGGCCTTTAAAAGAGGCTGCTTTGAAGCCTCAAACCTAAAAACTCTAATTTCATGACAGAATTTACCACTGCACAACTCCATGCCCATTAGCCCTGATAATGTAGCATTAAAGAAATTGATATAACAATAGCAATAAATGAAAAGGAAATTTCAAGTAAGCAGAGTAACAGATGGATGAAAAGAAATGCAATGCAACTTTGCATAACACGAATATATCACTTCCAAGAAATTGATGTCCTAAATACTGTTGAATTCAATCCATTGCAACTTTGCATAACAAGAACATTACACTTTCAAGTGATAGAACTCGACATATAGTTGCAGTTGTCCATATTGAGAGTGCAAAAGCTTCTTCAGCAGCTGCCAACTTTGCATTGACCTTTTTCCAATATTAGAAGTAGTAAGCAAATGAATTAATCAAGAATCATAGCTTAAGAACTATTAGTGAAGAAAGAAATACCTCAGTAGCTTCAACCATAGCTAAATAATTTTCAGAAAAACCAAGGTCAGAAACTGAAGGCCGTTTATACTCAATAGCTTGTAAGTGTTCAAGAGGCTGAAAAACTATTTCACTTCCTTGTTGGGGAAGAGGCATAGAATGATAACCACAAACTATCTGCAGCAAATCATTTTTGTTTTCCTATCCAAGAGTTCACACCCAAAAGAAAATCGATCCGATGGTAATTAACACATCCATATGTGAAATAATAGATGGATAAAAAGAGAAGGGGAAAAAAATACTAACCCTAGCCCATTCCATTATGAAGTCATCATCAAAATCTTTTTCACAATTTGCAAAAATTTCATCATCCTCATCCTCTAATGCCATGCTTCTAACTGGACTGCCAAAAGATAACGATATATTACTGAAATTGTACCAAGAAGAGTGGATTGACAGTGCAGAAGATGGCAACTACCAAAGTCAACTGGCATTGAGTGAAGGAAAAGCAGGAGAATCTATACAAGAGTTTACAAAATTACATTACCTAAACCAAACTACAAGGACAAAATACAACAGTAAATTCTTAAATTTGTCATATCCAGAACTGAGAAATGAAGTTAACATATAATAATTGTAAATCTACTACCTGAATAAAGAATCAAAACTTCCTCGACATTCCAAACCATGGCTCCTAGAGCAGTTAAATGCTCCAATCTCAGGAGAGGCTTGGCTACTTTCATAGCTCCCATCCATTCTTTCCAAAGCATCAGAGCGAGTTTCTGATGACTCAGAAGCACAATCATCAGAATTCTTCCTATCATCCTTCTCTACTTCCCTTACTAGACTCAAATCTGAAGCCTCGCTAGTAGAACCACTTTCAGGAGAATGAGATTCCCATATCTTTGGTGACAATGTTCGGGTCTCATCATCTGATACAAttccagcagcagcagcagtaaagGTCACAGCACTGTCAACAGGTATTGCAGAAGCCATCCAATTAACATCACATTCCCTATCAGGGTAGTCAACATTCATATTCATTTGATCATGTTGTTTGGATGCTGTAGGGACACAACTCAATGATACTTCACTAACAAATTGTGTTATCCGATTCAAACGCTCCTGTGCAATGATACTGCATCCAAGTAAATACAGTAAATTTTACTGGATCAATGCTTAAaaacattaaaatcttttgcttcATGATTGAGCAACTACTGATTCATACAAGttggaagaaattaaaattaacctgTTCAGCATCTCATAGTGTAACTCAAAGAAAGGAACTCTAGTCAGCATACAATAGCAGCGAGGCGCAGAAACCAAAAAGCGGCAGCACCGTCCAGATAATTGTGAAAGGGGCGACATGGTGCCTAAAATACCAGGTGGCCTTTGAACAATTTCTGTTACATGCAAGCAAACCCCATAAAGTGTGTCATTATCTGCAACCTGATCAAGGGAACAAAAAATACATTAAGTATTTATCTACTTCTTGAATCTCAGACAACTGAACCAGATATCcacaagaaatgaaaaaaaacaaaataactGACACAAAAATTCAATTTTAGAATTAAGATTAGTGATTTCCTTCTGCAATTACAAACATTTAAATGGAAGTCATGCAAAGTTGTGGAGAGTGGATCACTTTCTATTAAAACAgataaaaaattgaaagaaacTAAATATGTATATTCTTGCATATGCTTCTCTCAGTAAAAGAAAAGTGGGTACCATTGGGAAGTAGTTGGGGGAGGGGGGGAGAAAGCAGAGAATCCTCCGAAAGGAGGAGCACAACAGTGTACACAATGCGAAACAGAAGAAGGCCTGAAATCTCAGTGGGCCTCACTCAAGCAGAGCATTAAATGAAATCATTAATTTAATCCCTACCATTAAACATGCAGATATTCATGCCTGCACTCACAAAAAGCAAAATGTGACAGGAAGGACAGGGCCTGGCCAGGAATTCCTGTGAAACTAATGTGGCTGACTACATAAAAGTATAGCCAAATTAAGATCAGACATGACAGTTGATCTCTGCCATGAAAATTTGCACCTCAGTCAAAATGGTGTGTTTTTCATTTATTATGGTCTCCAAGAATGAGGTTCCAAATTCGATAATTTAATATGGAGGTGAATCTTAAAAGtaacaagaataaaaaaaaaattattattattctagGAGCCTAGTTAATTGCATCCTGATCAAACAATTGATGACAGTGACGAGTTAAACAGAGAGTCTACTGGACAGACTTCAACTAGAGGACACGAGGCTGAAATCTGAAGAAGTGATATGAACGTAATGCGTCCCACATCGGTTATGCAAGGAGGTCTtaggtgttatatatatgggtttgcaaaacTCCCCCTGTGaactagcttttgaggtggagttaagcaggttcatatcatttggtatcagaatctcactctgtatgggtctgtgggccatgtacaaaggttccctgACGTTCTTCGGGAGAGGTCAGGGTGAACGAGTCACGACCCCAATTGTTTCACGACGACGTTCAATCTAAAAGGGTCGGGAATAATGCGTCCCACATTGGTTTTGCAGAAAGGTCTTGggtattatatatatatgggtttgcaaacatCCCCTTGTGAGCTTACTTTTGAGTTgaagttaggcaggttcatattaGAACGGAGAGGAATAACCAATCAATGAAGGAACATGAAACCATTCTGTTTCAATGTTCCTATGGACCTAAGATGGAAACACCCTTCTGTTTCAAGCATCAATTTTGCGCAAAAAGTAAATTGATTTCACGACTATCAACATCCAGAAATATACCACAAGTTTGAAAAAATTAATCACGACACACTTATAATTATGGTTATTGCAATTCAAATCCAAATGAGAATCAATATATGAAAGTAATGATATGTATCTGGAATATAAGTGAGATGAAGAAACAAAAGAATAATTACCTTAAGCGAAAATATGAATGCTAGATCATCCCTCCCCATATGCATCTGCAGAAAATAAGCAATACTGAACATATTATTTCTTTGCTAACatccaattaaaatttaaagtgaAAAAGCATTCTGCATTGAGGAAAACACACAAACAGGGGCTGTACTCAGAAATCTAGTTTTAATCAGATTCAGAGTTAAAGTGAAAAACTTCATTACTCATAATAGAAATCAAGTTTGAGGAATGAGACAtctcccaaaataaatttatgcTTTATCAAGTTTCTGCGGACAACAATCCTTCACCAGAAAATATCTCCTTCCAAGTGAGGAAATGCAAGTATTATAGTAATCATTTCAAAGAAATAAGAAGCTTCATCATAAGATATCTCCTTGAAATCCAGGACAATTATGTTTTGAAATACAGACAGGATATAATAGGGACTTGAACAGAGGACTTGCACTAGCAAATGGGTAGGCTCACCGCTAAGCTACCCATTGGTTTGTGCGTTTTTTGCTACTATCTATTCATAAAAGAACTTCTTGAAAGCAAAGAAAATGATACAGAAATGTTATATATATGTAGGCTTGAAGCTGCAAAACTTGCAAGACAAATGATTGATGCTTCCTAGGAACATAACAATCCCAACAACTTTGAGGTCTTTCGCTCATGTACCATTGTTGACAGTATTACGTTAATTTAGGGCTTTTTCCTTTATTGTATATTTCCTTAATTAGGGCTGTAAAATaggtctttatttttctgtatattTCAATTTCCTATTTTAGAAT
This sequence is a window from Hevea brasiliensis isolate MT/VB/25A 57/8 chromosome 10, ASM3005281v1, whole genome shotgun sequence. Protein-coding genes within it:
- the LOC110639726 gene encoding uncharacterized protein LOC110639726 translates to MDTKEDAESQEDRSKEDQPSSPYVVLQNISEEIVGEALQNAFTGNQTPQPTPPAHRRSQSEVITRGHMRTSSFQRLKTQMQKAWRWGGNSREQDYSFNPEVLANQKRQWYQLHSKTLDHTKFKEPTSLFEHFVIVGLHPNANLEAVEDVFARRKKWEFEAAKSDIIAYRRLQYRGPTFPSMEPQILFKYPPGKRLPMRLKDLGSFCFPEGVKTRLLERTPSLSELNELIYGQMHMGRDDLAFIFSLKVADNDTLYGVCLHVTEIVQRPPGILGTMSPLSQLSGRCCRFLVSAPRCYCMLTRVPFFELHYEMLNSIIAQERLNRITQFVSEVSLSCVPTASKQHDQMNMNVDYPDRECDVNWMASAIPVDSAVTFTAAAAGIVSDDETRTLSPKIWESHSPESGSTSEASDLSLVREVEKDDRKNSDDCASESSETRSDALERMDGSYESSQASPEIGAFNCSRSHGLECRGSFDSLFSPVRSMALEDEDDEIFANCEKDFDDDFIMEWARENKNDLLQIVCGYHSMPLPQQGSEIVFQPLEHLQAIEYKRPSVSDLGFSENYLAMVEATEVNAKLAAAEEAFALSIWTTATICRVLSLESVLTLIGVLLEKQVVVVCPNLGVLSAIVLSLVPMIRPFQWQSLFLPILPGRMLDFLDAPVPFIVGIQQKPADLKMKTSNLVHVNVLKDQVKMCHLPALPRYKELVSELAPFHAKLSIQSSIAKKHPVYRCNETQAEAATQFLTIMRRYLDSICSDLRSHTITNVQSNNDRVCLLLKDSFIDSFPSRDRPFIKLFLDTQLFAVLSDHRLSSFEHGSP